DNA from Cupriavidus necator N-1:
GGTAGTGATAAAAATACGAAGAACTGAGCAGCCAACAGGCGCCGTGGACGCAAACCGCAAGAATCAGGGACGCGGATAGCCCCATTCTGTCCCGAACCAGAAACAGAGCGAGCCCGCCGCAAAGCAGGCCAACTACACCAACCAGGATGGTGGAGTATTGAGCGCTGAACGTCCTGAATCTCCGATTGCCACTATTCGCAGTTGTACGGTATAGCTTGCTGTATCCCGACCGTCTTAACAAAATCACGCACTGGTTGAAGACGCCGGAAAATGACTTCATGAAATTGAACTTGGCGGCCTCTTGCCCACCGCCGGCTCCCAGAATGGAGACGGAGATCACCCGCGCTATGACTTGCCCGGGAAGAAGCGTAAGGGAAACCACGAATCCCTCCTTGATCAGATAACCGATTGACCTCCGGTCTAAGCTCGCACGCCTTAGCACATGCTGGCGCCGCGTCCAAAATAAAGTCATCAGCGAGATGCATGCAAGCGCTGCACCGTTTATCCATCCGGCGACCTCTATCCGCAATGAGAACCCGAAGAGCAAGCTGGCCGTGACATATATGGCCACGAGAAAATAATTGAGGCCGGATATCAGACCGTATGCCGATTCGTCGTCGGCCACATCGAGAAATCCAGACATGTTCGCAATGCTGAACCAGAGACCTATCGCGGAGGCCAGCAAGAAGCGTTTTACCCCGGTATCGCCGTAGAGTTCCGCCGGAACCACGATCAAGGCAAACGTCATCAGCAACAGGATGGGAAGCCTCGCTATTGCGAACTCGAGCGGGTTCAGCGTTTGGACGCTGGCGCTCGCAGCCTGCCGTTGTAGCACCTGTCCGCCCCAGTCGATCACGACGAGCAGAAGCGCATTTACCCCCAATGCGGTTGTCAACGCGCCTGCGAGCGGATGCCCTGTGGAGATCAAAGCAAATGACGTAAGCAGCATCGATCCCTGGCCAATGAATGCTCCCATGACCAGGTTTACCAGTTTTTTATTGCGGATGAGGGACAGCAACATAGCGCGCCTTGTACACGGATTTCATCATTAACTGTTCCAATAGCAGATAAATGACGACGATCAATCCCACGCGATACACACCGATATCCACGCCACCGCGGACCAGGATAAATCCGATCAGCGTCGAAAGGACTCCGGTACGCAACCGGCCGAGATCCTCATTTGGTGCGTTCGCGGCGTAATTCTCCGCCTTTGCCACAATCAATCCAAAGATCAAGGCCATCATGGCCAGGCCAAAATAGTCGAACGCGATGACGCTTTCCCCAAACAGGCCTGGCGGCACCCCACCGTCCGTATCGCCGAAGAACTCTTCGCGAACTCGACGGCTCAACTGGATCGGTTTCTCGGGCCAGATCGCGCGCGGAACGAAGGCCACCAGGGCGTTGAGATAGACTTCTCCATAATCATTTCCGCGGCGCTCGGCATATATTTTTGAAAGGGCGATATGATCGATGAACGGTAGCCCGGTATAGGATGCTTCAACGATCGACGCCGCACTCATCTCAAACTGAGCGCTCGCCCCCTGTGCCCTATACCGTTCGTAGATGATATAACCAGAAGCTGCAACAAAAGCGGCGGCCAGCGCCAGGATTCCAAGGAAACCGGCCCCGGTGATTCTCTTGACCCGGACGATCAATAATGAAATCAGGAAGAGCAAGAGAATGGAGCGCCCGCCCGAAAGCGCAAGGAATATCGATTGCAGCACCAGACCGCCCAGGAACAAGCCGCGCAGCCATCGCGGTGGCTGCTTGGCTTTGATCAGCACCTGCAATACGAGGCAATAGACATTCACGCCTATCATCACCGGAAACAAAAAGTTCAGAGCGGAACTTTCTACGACGGTACGCGCGTAGGCGGCCCTCACCCATTCCTGCACGCCCTGGTACAGATAGACCGTCAATGAAACCTCCAGTGCAATCACGAATAACTGGATACAAACGTAGCGCAGCAGCTTCTTGTTTGATGGCAAATTGAGTGCTGGTTGCCAGCGACGCGACCTGCCCTTGCTTCTTCTGAATAGTCTGTAGGAAACGAAAGCCGCGAAATTCACGGCGGCCATTGGCACCCACGGAATATCTTCCACCCTGATCAGCCACGGTGCTATCAGTATGGAGCGCGTGACCAATTCGCTTTCAATCAGCGCGCCGAGTAGCCAGCACCCGAGCAGGGTGTAGACAAAAAAGACCGTGGAAGTGGCAAAGATGCCCCTCCTGGCGCACCAGACAAGGGGTATCAGATAGAACGGCAGCGTGACGAGACTGTACATTCTGAAGTGCTAGAGGCTATGGCGAAAGGTACTTTCCGTGCTCGTGTTCGATTGCGCCAAGGAGGAGAGGAAATCCTCGTATGCCAGGCGAAGTCCTTCCTGGAGGCCGACTTCGTTTCGCCAACCCAGTGCTTTGAGCAGTGAGTTATTCAGAAGCTTGCGCGGCGTACCATCGGGCTTGGCAGGGTCGGTCTCGATGTGCCCCTGATAGCCTACGGCGCACTTCACCATCGCAGCCAGATCCGCGATCGAGTATTCCTCTCCTGAGCCGATGTTGATGTGGTTCTGCATCGGCAGCGTATGGGCACGATACACTTCCGGCGAAAGGTCCATGACATGTACACATGCTCGTGCCATATCTTCGACGTACACGAACTCGCGCTTAGGCCTGCCGGTACCCCAAATGACCACCGTGGGGGCGTCATGCTGCTTCGCCTCATGAAAACGACGAATCAGCGCGGGGATGACATGGCTGTTCTCCGCGTGATAGTTATCGCCCGGACCGTACAGGTTTGACGGCATGACGCTGCGGAAGTCCGCTCCGTACTGACGGTTATAGCTTTCACATAGCTTGATTCCGGCGATCTTGGCTATCGCATAAGGTTCGTTCGTGGGTTCGAGTGGCCCCGTGAGCAGCGCTGCTTCGGCCATTGGCTGTTCCGCAAGCCGCGGATAAATGCAACTGCTGCCAAGGAACAAAAGCTTGTCGACTCCCGCGCGCCACGCCTCATGGATAACATTCGCCTCGATCATCAGGTTTTCATAGATGAACTGAGCCGGGAAAGTGTTGTTCGCGTGGATTCCGCCTACCTTTGCGGCGGCCAGATATACCTGGTCGACATCCTCCTGCGCGAAGAACTGGCGCACGGCATGCTGGTCAGTCAGGTCCAGTTCATCGTGACTGCGCGTCACGATTTGCACTGCACGGGAGGACGCCTGCAGCGCGCGGACGATGGCGCTACCTACCATTCCACGATGACCGGCGACGAAAATCCGAGTGTTATTCTTCATGTCCGTTACTCCACGCTGACCGCGACTTCGAATCCATGCTGCTTCAGCAATGCATGGCGGCGGGCCTGGTCCAGATCGCTGGCAACCATTTCTGCGATCATCTCGTCCAGCGTGATCTCCGGCTCCCAACCAAGCCTGGCCTTGGCCTTGGCCGGATCCCCCAGCAGGGTTTCCACTTCCGCCGGACGGAAATACCGTGGATCGACCTTGACAATCACGTCGCCGACGGCCAGAGCCGGTGCCTTGTCACCGCTGATCGCTGCTACCACGGCCACCTCGTCAACACCCTTCCCTTCAAATCGCAGCGTGATCCCCAGCTCACTGGCGCTTCGGCTGATGAACTCGCGCACGCTCACCTGCTTGCCCGTGGCAATGACGAAATCTTCCGGTTGCTCCTGTTGCAGCATCAGCCATTGCATGCGCACATAGTCGTGCGCGTGCCCCCAGTCCCGAAGCGAATCCATATTGCCCATGTACAGGCAGTTCTCCAGGCCTTGTGCGGTGTTTGACAGGCCGCGGGTAACCTTGCGCGTCACGAAGGTTTCACCGCGACGCGGGCTTTCGTGGTTAAACAGTATCCCGTTGCAGGCATACATGCCGTAGGACTCCCGGTAGTTCACTGTAATCCAGTAGGCATACAGCTTCGCTGCGGCATACGGGCTGCGCGGATAGAACGGGGTGGTCTCTTTCTGCGGAATCTCCTGCACCAGGCCGTACAGCTCCGACGTAGATGCCTGGTAGAAGCGCGTCTTTTTCTCCAGGCCGATGATGCGGATCGCTTCGAGCAGACGCAGGGTGCCGAGCGCATCCACGTCTGCTGTGTATTCCGGTGACTCGAAGCTCACCGCCACGTGGCTTTGGGCACCCAGGTTGTAGATCTCGTCCGGCTGGGTCTGCTGTACGATGCGGATCAGATTGGTACTGTCGCTCAGGTCGCCGTAGTGCAGCACAAAGTTCCGGTGGCTGACATGGGGATCCTGGTAGATGTGATCCACACGGGAGGTGTTGAACGAGCTGGCCCGGCGTTTGATGCCGTGAACGATGTAGCCCTTCTCAAGTAGAAATTCAGCCAGGTAAGACCCGTCCTGCCCCGTGATGCCGGTGATGAGTGCGGTCTTTTGAGTCGTCTTGGTCATTGTCGGTGTTCTGTTCTGAGATTCAGTCAATCAGGCCTGCTCGGCCTTGGATCCGGCGGCGGGCGCGCGGCCATAGACATCATCAAAGCGGACGATGTCGTCTTCGCCCAGGTAGCTGCCGCTCTGCACTTCGATCAGCTCGAGGGGGACGCTGCCGGGGTTTTCCAGACGGTGGATGGTGCCCAGCGGGATATAGCTGGACTGGTTTTCGCTGAGCAGGAAGGTCTCGTTGCCGCAGGTCACGCGGGCGGTGCCCTTTACCACGATCCAGTGTTCCGCGCGGTGATAATGCAGTTGCATGGAGAGCTTGGCACCCGGCTTGACCGTGATGCGCTTAACCTGGTAGCGCTGGCCTTCGTCAACCGAGTCATAGCTGCCCCACGGGCGGTAGACCTTACGATGGTCCACGGCTTCGCTACGGCCTTGCTTGCGCACCATGTCCACGAGCGCCTTGACGTCCTGGCACTGGTCCTTGTGCACCACGAGCACCGCGTCGGGTGTTTCCACCACCATCACGTCCTCGATGCCCGCAATGGCAACCAGGCGGTGCGACGCATGGACCAGGCAATCCTTCGCGTTGTGCGTGAGGACATCACCTGTCGTGACATTTCCGTCACCCTGCTTTGTGCCGAGTTCCCAGACGGCGTCCCATGCGCCAACGTCGCTCCACTCGGTGGCAAACGGCACCATCTGCGCGCGCGTGGTGTGCTCCATGACGGCGTAGTCGATGGAGTTGGTCGGACAGCGCGCAAATGCGCCTTCATCGAGACGGAAGAAATCGAGGTCTTTCTGGCCGAGGCTGACGGACTCCTGGACTGCGCGCACGATCTCAGGCGAAAACGCCTTCAGCTCGGCAAGGAACTCCGAGGCACGGAACAAGAAGATACCGCTGTTCCAAAAGTAGCCACCCTCCGCCAGGAATTGGTTCGCGCGCTGCAGCGATGGCTTCTCTTCGAAGCAGGCAAC
Protein-coding regions in this window:
- a CDS encoding O-antigen polymerase, producing the protein MYSLVTLPFYLIPLVWCARRGIFATSTVFFVYTLLGCWLLGALIESELVTRSILIAPWLIRVEDIPWVPMAAVNFAAFVSYRLFRRSKGRSRRWQPALNLPSNKKLLRYVCIQLFVIALEVSLTVYLYQGVQEWVRAAYARTVVESSALNFLFPVMIGVNVYCLVLQVLIKAKQPPRWLRGLFLGGLVLQSIFLALSGGRSILLLFLISLLIVRVKRITGAGFLGILALAAAFVAASGYIIYERYRAQGASAQFEMSAASIVEASYTGLPFIDHIALSKIYAERRGNDYGEVYLNALVAFVPRAIWPEKPIQLSRRVREEFFGDTDGGVPPGLFGESVIAFDYFGLAMMALIFGLIVAKAENYAANAPNEDLGRLRTGVLSTLIGFILVRGGVDIGVYRVGLIVVIYLLLEQLMMKSVYKARYVAVPHPQ
- the fcl gene encoding GDP-L-fucose synthase — protein: MKNNTRIFVAGHRGMVGSAIVRALQASSRAVQIVTRSHDELDLTDQHAVRQFFAQEDVDQVYLAAAKVGGIHANNTFPAQFIYENLMIEANVIHEAWRAGVDKLLFLGSSCIYPRLAEQPMAEAALLTGPLEPTNEPYAIAKIAGIKLCESYNRQYGADFRSVMPSNLYGPGDNYHAENSHVIPALIRRFHEAKQHDAPTVVIWGTGRPKREFVYVEDMARACVHVMDLSPEVYRAHTLPMQNHINIGSGEEYSIADLAAMVKCAVGYQGHIETDPAKPDGTPRKLLNNSLLKALGWRNEVGLQEGLRLAYEDFLSSLAQSNTSTESTFRHSL
- the gmd gene encoding GDP-mannose 4,6-dehydratase yields the protein MTKTTQKTALITGITGQDGSYLAEFLLEKGYIVHGIKRRASSFNTSRVDHIYQDPHVSHRNFVLHYGDLSDSTNLIRIVQQTQPDEIYNLGAQSHVAVSFESPEYTADVDALGTLRLLEAIRIIGLEKKTRFYQASTSELYGLVQEIPQKETTPFYPRSPYAAAKLYAYWITVNYRESYGMYACNGILFNHESPRRGETFVTRKVTRGLSNTAQGLENCLYMGNMDSLRDWGHAHDYVRMQWLMLQQEQPEDFVIATGKQVSVREFISRSASELGITLRFEGKGVDEVAVVAAISGDKAPALAVGDVIVKVDPRYFRPAEVETLLGDPAKAKARLGWEPEITLDEMIAEMVASDLDQARRHALLKQHGFEVAVSVE
- a CDS encoding mannose-1-phosphate guanylyltransferase/mannose-6-phosphate isomerase, whose product is MQDPAVIVPVILCGGSGTRLWPLSREGYPKQFLKLQGDRSLLQDTLLRVQEIPGIGAPLLVTSHAHRFMVAEQAREIGISDAEFMLEPHARNTAPALAAAALHSLAVGQDPLMLVLPSDHLIRDASAFANIVTQGVSAAQAGALVTFGIAPTAPATGYGYIKAGARRTESSFEVACFEEKPSLQRANQFLAEGGYFWNSGIFLFRASEFLAELKAFSPEIVRAVQESVSLGQKDLDFFRLDEGAFARCPTNSIDYAVMEHTTRAQMVPFATEWSDVGAWDAVWELGTKQGDGNVTTGDVLTHNAKDCLVHASHRLVAIAGIEDVMVVETPDAVLVVHKDQCQDVKALVDMVRKQGRSEAVDHRKVYRPWGSYDSVDEGQRYQVKRITVKPGAKLSMQLHYHRAEHWIVVKGTARVTCGNETFLLSENQSSYIPLGTIHRLENPGSVPLELIEVQSGSYLGEDDIVRFDDVYGRAPAAGSKAEQA